One Azospirillum sp. B510 genomic window carries:
- the lipA gene encoding lipoyl synthase produces the protein MALPAMRSPRPEHRAEKPSWLRARAPAGAAFEDTRSLVRRHGLNTVCEEAACPNIGECWSKRHATVMILGSVCTRACAFCNVATGWPDTLDPHEPDRLAEAVGELGLAHVVITSVDRDDLPDGGAGHFARCVARIRDRSPATTVEVLTPDFRNKPGAVETVADARPDVYNHNLETVPRLYAEVRPGARYYGSLRLLERVKERDPSIFTKSGIMVGLGEEPAEVLQVMDDLRAAGADFLTIGQYLRPTPTHHPVARHVTPEEFERYATVARARGFLTVSATPLTRSSHHAGRDFAELRRRAAEKG, from the coding sequence ATGGCCCTGCCCGCGATGCGCAGCCCACGCCCGGAGCATCGGGCGGAGAAGCCGTCCTGGCTCCGCGCCCGCGCACCGGCCGGGGCGGCGTTCGAGGATACCCGATCCCTCGTCCGCCGCCATGGCCTGAACACGGTCTGCGAGGAGGCGGCCTGTCCCAACATCGGCGAGTGCTGGAGCAAGCGGCACGCCACGGTGATGATCCTGGGCAGCGTGTGCACGCGGGCTTGCGCCTTCTGCAATGTCGCCACCGGCTGGCCGGACACGCTCGATCCCCACGAGCCGGACCGGCTGGCCGAGGCGGTGGGCGAGCTTGGCCTCGCCCATGTCGTCATCACCTCGGTCGACCGCGACGATCTGCCCGACGGCGGGGCGGGCCATTTCGCCCGCTGCGTCGCCCGCATCCGCGACCGCTCCCCGGCGACGACGGTGGAGGTGCTGACGCCGGACTTCCGCAACAAGCCGGGGGCGGTGGAGACCGTGGCCGACGCCCGGCCGGATGTCTACAACCACAATCTGGAGACCGTGCCGCGCCTTTACGCCGAGGTCCGGCCGGGGGCGCGCTACTACGGCTCGCTCCGCCTGCTGGAGCGGGTGAAGGAGCGCGATCCGTCGATCTTCACCAAATCCGGCATCATGGTGGGCCTGGGCGAGGAACCGGCGGAGGTACTTCAGGTGATGGACGATTTGCGGGCGGCGGGGGCGGATTTCCTGACCATCGGCCAGTATCTCCGCCCCACCCCCACCCATCACCCGGTCGCCCGCCATGTCACGCCCGAGGAGTTCGAGCGCTATGCGACGGTGGCGCGGGCCAGGGGGTTCCTGACGGTGTCGGCGACGCCGCTGACCCGCTCCTCCCACCATGCCGGCCGTGATTTCGCGGAGCTGCGGCGGCGGGCGGCGGAGAAGGGCTGA
- a CDS encoding 2,3-butanediol dehydrogenase, translating to MSATSMKAAVWHGRKDIRVEDVPLPGAPPAGWVQIKVHWCGICGSDLHEYVAGPVFIPVDTPHPLTGLKGQCILGHEFSGEIATLGEGVTGFKVGDRVAADACQHCGECYYCKHGMYNICEKLAFTGLMNNGAFASLVNVPAELLYKLPDGFPTEAGALIEPLAVGMHAVKKAASIVGETVVVVGAGTIGLCTIMCAKAAGAGRIIVLEMSAARKAKALEVGATLVLDPKECDAVAEVKALTGGYGADVSFECIGHRDTAKLAIDVIRKAGKTVLVGIFEEPSAFNFFEIVATEKQVIGSLAYNGEFADVIRFIADGRIDVRPLITGRITLDDIVSGGFEELVAHKDRNVKIIVQPRAAAEQPELVH from the coding sequence ATGAGTGCCACGTCGATGAAGGCCGCCGTCTGGCATGGCCGCAAGGATATCCGGGTCGAGGATGTGCCGCTGCCGGGCGCCCCGCCCGCCGGCTGGGTCCAGATCAAGGTGCATTGGTGCGGCATCTGCGGGTCCGACCTGCATGAATATGTCGCCGGCCCGGTCTTCATCCCGGTCGACACCCCCCACCCGCTGACCGGCCTGAAGGGGCAATGCATCCTCGGCCACGAGTTCAGCGGCGAGATCGCGACGCTGGGCGAGGGCGTCACCGGCTTCAAGGTCGGCGACCGAGTGGCGGCCGACGCCTGCCAGCATTGCGGCGAGTGCTATTACTGCAAGCACGGCATGTACAACATCTGCGAGAAGCTGGCCTTCACCGGCCTGATGAACAACGGCGCCTTCGCCAGTCTGGTCAATGTCCCGGCCGAACTGCTCTACAAGCTGCCCGACGGCTTCCCGACCGAGGCCGGCGCCCTGATCGAACCGCTGGCGGTCGGCATGCATGCGGTGAAGAAGGCCGCAAGCATCGTCGGCGAGACGGTGGTGGTGGTCGGCGCCGGCACCATCGGGCTGTGCACCATCATGTGCGCCAAGGCGGCCGGCGCCGGCCGGATCATCGTCCTGGAGATGTCGGCGGCCCGCAAGGCCAAGGCGCTGGAGGTCGGCGCCACGCTGGTGCTCGATCCCAAGGAGTGCGACGCGGTGGCGGAGGTCAAGGCGCTGACCGGCGGTTACGGCGCCGACGTGTCGTTCGAGTGCATCGGCCACCGCGACACCGCCAAGCTCGCCATCGACGTCATCCGCAAGGCCGGCAAGACCGTGCTGGTCGGCATCTTCGAGGAGCCGAGCGCCTTCAACTTCTTCGAGATCGTCGCCACCGAGAAGCAGGTCATCGGCTCGCTGGCCTACAATGGCGAGTTCGCCGACGTCATCCGCTTCATCGCCGACGGCCGCATCGACGTGCGGCCGCTGATCACCGGCCGGATCACGCTCGACGACATCGTCAGCGGCGGCTTCGAGGAGCTGGTCGCCCACAAGGACCGCAATGTGAAGATCATCGTGCAGCCGCGGGCGGCGGCCGAACAGCCGGAGCTTGTCCACTGA
- a CDS encoding glucose 1-dehydrogenase: MPDLKDKCIIVTGAGRGIGATIAKALAADGANLTIADRTGADAQQVAESIRATGGSAIAVTVDVRDRAAVRRMIDETVKAHGRLDVIFNNAGVAQTKPFLDITEEDWHTINDVNALGVLIGMQEAIKTFRRQGGGGKIVNTASIAGKQGYEPLAHYSASKFAVVALTQAAARGFGKDGITANAICPGVVATEMWKIIDQGFRDTGITKSENEAFDMFAAGAVLGRPSRPDDLVGVARFLASSDSDFMTGQSLLVDGGMVFA, translated from the coding sequence ATGCCCGATCTCAAGGACAAGTGCATCATCGTCACCGGCGCCGGCCGCGGCATCGGCGCCACCATCGCCAAGGCGCTGGCCGCCGACGGCGCCAATCTCACCATCGCCGACCGTACCGGGGCCGACGCCCAACAGGTGGCCGAATCCATCCGTGCCACCGGCGGCAGCGCCATCGCCGTCACCGTCGATGTCCGCGACCGCGCCGCCGTCCGCCGCATGATCGACGAGACGGTCAAGGCCCATGGCCGGCTCGACGTGATCTTCAACAATGCCGGCGTCGCCCAGACCAAGCCCTTCCTCGACATCACCGAGGAGGACTGGCACACGATCAACGACGTCAACGCGCTGGGCGTGCTGATCGGCATGCAGGAGGCGATCAAGACGTTCCGTCGCCAAGGCGGCGGCGGCAAGATCGTCAACACCGCCTCGATCGCCGGCAAGCAGGGCTACGAGCCGCTGGCCCACTACTCCGCCAGCAAATTCGCCGTGGTGGCCTTGACCCAGGCCGCCGCCCGCGGCTTCGGCAAGGACGGCATCACCGCCAACGCCATCTGCCCCGGCGTGGTGGCGACCGAGATGTGGAAGATCATCGACCAGGGCTTCCGCGACACCGGCATCACCAAGTCGGAAAACGAGGCCTTCGACATGTTCGCCGCCGGCGCGGTGCTGGGCCGGCCGTCGCGGCCCGACGATCTGGTCGGCGTCGCCCGCTTCCTCGCCTCGTCCGACAGCGACTTCATGACCGGCCAGTCCCTGCTGGTCGATGGCGGGATGGTCTTCGCCTGA
- a CDS encoding acetoin dehydrogenase dihydrolipoyllysine-residue acetyltransferase subunit, whose product MLNERIKPIVMPKWGLSMSEGKVTGWLKRPGSTISIGDELLEVETDKITNVVEAGETGVLRRVLGEPGTIYPVKALIAVLAEPDVPDDDIDAFISAYAVPAGEEDSEAEAGPRYHTAETPAGTIRYAKRGESGPTVLLVHGFGGDLDNWLFTIDALAEKATVYALDLPGHGQSTKRLADPSLSGLSKAVLGFLDAVGVERAHFVGHSMGGAVSMRTALDAPGRVASLSLIASAGLGERIDGGYIQGFVGATSRRDLKPVLETLFADPSLVSRQMVDDLLKYKRLDGVDEALRALSASLFADGRQAGILAAGVADTKTPTLVVWGEEDRVIPADHAQALANTAHVAVIPGAGHMVQMEAAGKVNALLKDHIAKAE is encoded by the coding sequence ATGTTGAACGAGCGCATCAAGCCCATCGTCATGCCGAAATGGGGCCTGTCCATGTCGGAGGGCAAGGTCACCGGCTGGCTGAAGCGGCCGGGGTCCACCATCTCCATCGGCGACGAGCTGCTGGAGGTCGAGACCGACAAGATCACCAACGTGGTCGAGGCCGGCGAGACCGGCGTGCTGCGCCGCGTGCTGGGCGAACCCGGCACCATCTATCCGGTCAAGGCGCTGATCGCCGTGCTGGCCGAACCCGATGTGCCGGACGACGACATCGACGCCTTCATCAGCGCCTATGCCGTCCCGGCCGGCGAAGAGGATAGCGAGGCCGAGGCGGGCCCGCGATACCACACCGCCGAGACCCCGGCCGGCACCATCCGCTACGCCAAGCGAGGGGAAAGCGGGCCGACCGTCCTGCTGGTCCACGGCTTCGGCGGCGATCTCGACAATTGGCTGTTCACCATCGACGCGCTGGCGGAAAAGGCCACCGTCTACGCGCTCGACCTGCCCGGCCATGGCCAGTCGACCAAGCGGCTCGCCGATCCCAGCCTGTCCGGCCTGTCGAAGGCGGTGCTGGGCTTCCTCGACGCGGTCGGGGTGGAGCGCGCCCATTTCGTCGGCCATTCGATGGGCGGGGCGGTGTCGATGCGCACGGCGCTCGACGCGCCGGGCCGGGTGGCGTCGCTGTCGCTGATCGCGTCGGCCGGACTGGGCGAGCGGATCGACGGCGGCTACATCCAGGGTTTCGTCGGTGCGACATCGCGCCGCGACCTGAAGCCGGTCCTGGAGACGCTGTTCGCCGACCCCAGCCTTGTCAGCCGCCAGATGGTCGACGACCTGTTGAAGTACAAGCGGCTGGACGGCGTCGACGAGGCGCTGCGGGCGCTGTCGGCCTCGCTGTTCGCCGATGGCCGGCAGGCCGGCATCCTCGCCGCCGGGGTCGCGGATACGAAGACGCCCACCCTTGTCGTGTGGGGCGAGGAGGACCGCGTCATCCCCGCCGACCACGCCCAGGCGCTGGCGAACACGGCCCATGTGGCCGTCATCCCCGGCGCCGGCCACATGGTGCAGATGGAGGCGGCCGGCAAAGTGAACGCGCTGCTCAAGGACCACATCGCCAAGGCGGAATGA
- a CDS encoding alpha-ketoacid dehydrogenase subunit beta, producing MSRKISMKQAINEALDLEMRRDPTVIVMGEDIVGGTGAKGEDDAWGGVLGVTKGLYAKHGDRLMDTPLSESAYIGAAIGAAACGLRPVAELMFLDFMGVCFDQIFNQAAKFRYMFGGKAETPVVIRGMVGAGFRAAAQHSQMLTPLFTHIPGLKVVCPSNAYDAKGLLIQSIRDNDPVIFCEHKNLYGLECEVPAESYAIPFGEANVLRDGDDVTIVSYGLTVHRAMEAATALAKDGTEAEVIDLRTLSPIDWDTIIESVERTGRLVVVDEAHPRCNLATDIAAFVGQNAFGALKAGIQMVTAPHTPVPFAPSLEDLYVPSADSIAGAVRRTLSPKGASPRIAA from the coding sequence ATGTCCCGCAAGATCAGCATGAAGCAGGCGATCAACGAGGCCCTGGATCTGGAGATGCGCCGCGACCCCACCGTCATCGTCATGGGCGAGGACATCGTCGGCGGCACCGGCGCGAAGGGCGAGGACGACGCCTGGGGTGGCGTGCTGGGCGTCACCAAGGGGCTGTACGCCAAGCATGGCGACCGGCTGATGGACACGCCGCTGTCGGAATCCGCCTATATCGGCGCCGCCATCGGCGCCGCCGCCTGCGGTCTGCGCCCGGTGGCGGAGCTGATGTTCCTGGACTTCATGGGCGTCTGTTTCGACCAGATCTTCAACCAGGCCGCCAAGTTCCGCTACATGTTCGGCGGCAAGGCGGAGACGCCGGTGGTGATCCGCGGCATGGTCGGCGCCGGCTTCCGCGCCGCCGCGCAGCATTCGCAGATGCTCACCCCGCTGTTCACCCATATTCCGGGGCTGAAGGTGGTCTGCCCCAGCAACGCCTATGACGCCAAGGGCCTGCTGATCCAGTCGATCCGCGACAATGATCCCGTCATCTTCTGCGAGCACAAGAACCTCTACGGCCTGGAATGCGAGGTTCCGGCCGAGAGCTACGCCATTCCCTTCGGCGAGGCGAACGTGCTGCGCGACGGCGACGACGTGACCATCGTCAGCTACGGCCTGACCGTGCACCGGGCGATGGAGGCGGCCACCGCCCTGGCCAAGGACGGCACCGAGGCCGAGGTGATCGACCTGCGCACCCTGTCGCCGATCGATTGGGACACCATCATCGAGAGCGTCGAGCGCACCGGCCGGCTGGTGGTGGTGGACGAGGCGCATCCGCGCTGCAACCTCGCCACCGACATCGCCGCCTTCGTCGGCCAGAACGCCTTCGGCGCGCTGAAGGCCGGCATCCAGATGGTGACGGCGCCGCACACCCCGGTGCCCTTCGCGCCGTCGCTGGAGGATCTGTATGTCCCCAGCGCCGACAGCATCGCCGGCGCCGTGCGCCGCACCCTGTCGCCCAAGGGGGCGTCGCCGCGGATCGCGGCGTGA
- a CDS encoding thiamine pyrophosphate-dependent dehydrogenase E1 component subunit alpha — protein MAQNPFPLGKDELLTAYRTMRTIREFEERLHVDFAKGDIPGFVHLYAGEEACATGIMMHLNDNDRIASTHRGHGHCIAKGVDVHAMMAEIYGRSTGACRGKGGSMHIADLSKGMMGANGILGAGAPLICGAALAAKVRGDRGVGITFVGDGASNQGTFLESLNLAAVWNLPVVFVVENNGYAESTAMEWAVSCDSYVDRATGFGMPGVTVDGTDFFAVYEAAGEIIRRARDGGGPALLECNMVRFYGHFEGDAQTYRAKGELEAIRASRDCLTILSERVIEAGVIGRDELQAIDREVNALIEDATRAAKAAPLPVAEDLLRDVYVAY, from the coding sequence ATGGCCCAGAATCCCTTCCCCCTCGGCAAGGACGAGCTGCTGACGGCCTACCGCACCATGCGGACGATCCGCGAGTTCGAGGAGCGGCTGCACGTCGATTTCGCCAAGGGCGACATTCCCGGCTTCGTCCATCTCTATGCCGGCGAAGAGGCCTGCGCCACCGGCATCATGATGCACCTGAACGACAATGACCGCATCGCCTCCACCCACCGCGGCCACGGTCACTGCATCGCCAAGGGCGTCGATGTCCATGCGATGATGGCGGAAATCTATGGCCGCTCGACCGGCGCCTGCCGGGGCAAGGGCGGATCGATGCACATCGCCGACCTGTCCAAGGGCATGATGGGCGCCAACGGCATCCTCGGCGCCGGGGCACCGCTGATCTGCGGCGCGGCGCTGGCGGCCAAGGTGCGCGGCGACCGCGGCGTCGGCATCACCTTCGTCGGCGACGGCGCGTCGAACCAGGGCACCTTCCTGGAAAGCCTGAACCTCGCCGCGGTGTGGAACCTGCCGGTGGTCTTCGTGGTGGAGAACAACGGCTATGCCGAATCCACCGCGATGGAATGGGCGGTATCCTGCGACAGCTATGTCGACCGCGCCACCGGCTTCGGCATGCCGGGCGTCACCGTCGACGGCACCGATTTCTTCGCGGTGTACGAGGCGGCCGGCGAGATCATCCGCCGCGCCCGCGACGGCGGCGGCCCGGCCCTGCTGGAATGCAACATGGTCCGCTTCTACGGCCATTTCGAAGGCGACGCCCAGACCTACCGCGCCAAGGGCGAGCTGGAGGCGATCCGCGCGTCGCGCGACTGCCTGACCATCCTGTCGGAACGGGTGATCGAAGCGGGCGTGATCGGCCGGGACGAGTTGCAGGCCATCGACCGCGAGGTGAACGCGCTGATCGAGGACGCCACGCGCGCCGCCAAGGCCGCCCCGCTGCCGGTGGCCGAAGACCTGCTGCGCGACGTCTACGTCGCCTACTGA
- a CDS encoding ATP-NAD kinase family protein, with protein sequence MAPVVGIVANPVSARDIRRVVANATSLQIADRANILLRVLAALHACGVRDVLMMPENGGIRAHVERGLMRARGNGGTRGADLYPALHPVAMPITGTVADTHRATAEMRRAGVSALVVLGGDGTHRAVAAECGTVPIAGISTGTNNAFPEHREPTITGLATGLAVTGRVPPHIAFAANKRIDVSLNDGAVTEMALVDVALVTERYIGARALWRTENFRELYVTFADPEVIGMSAIAGLLEPVGREESGGLMVRLSPDGDRRKSATTLHAPIAPGMMAEVGITDWRRMPAGVAFEPEVTAGSIALDGERELSFSERDRLSLTLRDDAFRTVNVAAVMRHAGQNRLLTGTPVPVAAF encoded by the coding sequence TTGGCTCCGGTCGTCGGCATCGTCGCCAATCCGGTATCCGCCCGCGACATCCGCCGGGTCGTCGCCAACGCCACCAGCCTGCAAATCGCCGACCGGGCGAATATCCTGCTGCGGGTGCTGGCGGCGCTGCATGCCTGCGGCGTGCGCGACGTGCTGATGATGCCGGAGAATGGCGGCATCCGCGCCCATGTCGAGCGCGGCCTGATGCGGGCCAGGGGAAATGGCGGAACGCGCGGCGCGGATCTGTACCCCGCCCTTCATCCGGTTGCCATGCCGATCACCGGCACCGTCGCCGACACCCACCGCGCCACGGCGGAGATGCGGCGGGCCGGCGTGTCGGCGCTGGTGGTGCTGGGCGGCGACGGCACCCACCGGGCGGTGGCGGCGGAATGCGGGACGGTGCCGATCGCCGGCATCTCCACCGGCACCAACAACGCCTTCCCCGAACACCGGGAGCCGACGATCACCGGGCTCGCCACCGGGCTGGCTGTCACCGGCCGGGTGCCGCCGCACATCGCCTTCGCCGCCAACAAGCGCATCGACGTGTCGCTCAATGACGGTGCCGTCACCGAGATGGCGCTGGTCGATGTCGCGCTGGTGACGGAGCGCTACATCGGCGCCCGCGCCCTGTGGCGGACCGAGAATTTCCGCGAACTCTACGTCACCTTCGCCGACCCGGAGGTGATCGGCATGTCGGCCATCGCCGGCCTGCTGGAACCCGTCGGCCGCGAGGAGAGCGGCGGCCTGATGGTGCGCCTGTCCCCTGACGGCGACCGCCGCAAGAGCGCGACCACGCTCCATGCCCCCATCGCGCCGGGGATGATGGCGGAGGTCGGGATCACCGACTGGCGCCGCATGCCGGCCGGCGTGGCCTTCGAGCCGGAGGTCACCGCCGGCTCGATCGCGCTGGATGGCGAGCGCGAGCTGTCCTTCAGCGAACGCGACCGCCTGTCCCTGACGCTCCGGGACGACGCCTTCCGCACGGTCAACGTCGCCGCCGTCATGCGGCACGCCGGCCAGAACAGGCTGCTGACCGGCACCCCGGTGCCCGTCGCCGCCTTCTGA
- a CDS encoding FAD-linked oxidase C-terminal domain-containing protein has protein sequence MTAIATTLPRAALTEEARAELTVLLGDRFTTSLPVREHHGKDESYHTPCPPDGVAFANSTEEVSAIVKICAKHKLPIIPFGTGTSLEGGVAALAGGITIDLSGMQRILRVSAEDLDVTVQAGVTRKQLNEHLRDTGLFFPIDPGANASLGGMTATRASGTNAVRYGTMRENVLGLTVVLADGRVIRTGGRARKSAAGYDLTRLFVGSEGTLGIITEVTLKLYGIPEAISSAVCAFPTIKGAVDTVIQTIQIGVPVARIELLDEVQIDAVNKYSKLDYAVAPTLFFEFHGTGAGVKEQAEMVAAIAAEHGGMEFAWATRPEDRSKLWQARHDAYYAALALRPGSKGWPTDVCVPISRLADCILETKADLAGSNMLAPMVGHVGDGNFHLVYVLDPENPAELAEAQRLADKMVTRALEMGGTCTGEHGIGYGKMAFLEQETGEAFAVMGDLKRAFDPDNLLNPGKVVRV, from the coding sequence ATGACCGCCATCGCCACCACCCTGCCGCGCGCGGCCCTGACCGAGGAGGCGCGGGCCGAACTGACGGTTCTATTGGGCGACCGGTTCACCACCTCGCTTCCGGTGCGCGAGCATCACGGCAAGGACGAATCCTATCACACGCCCTGCCCGCCGGATGGCGTCGCCTTCGCCAATTCGACCGAAGAGGTCAGCGCGATCGTGAAGATCTGCGCGAAGCACAAGCTGCCGATCATCCCCTTCGGCACCGGCACCTCGCTGGAGGGCGGCGTCGCGGCGCTGGCCGGCGGCATCACCATCGACCTGTCGGGCATGCAGCGGATCCTGCGCGTCAGCGCCGAGGATCTGGACGTCACCGTCCAGGCCGGCGTCACCCGCAAGCAGTTGAACGAGCATCTGCGCGACACCGGCCTGTTCTTCCCGATCGATCCCGGCGCCAACGCCTCGCTCGGCGGCATGACGGCGACGCGGGCCAGCGGCACCAACGCCGTGCGCTACGGCACGATGCGCGAGAATGTCCTGGGCCTGACGGTCGTCCTGGCCGACGGCCGCGTCATCAGGACCGGCGGGCGGGCGCGCAAGTCGGCGGCCGGCTATGACCTGACCCGGCTGTTCGTCGGCTCCGAAGGCACGCTCGGCATCATCACCGAGGTGACGCTGAAGCTCTACGGCATTCCGGAAGCGATCTCCTCGGCGGTCTGCGCCTTCCCCACCATCAAGGGCGCGGTCGACACCGTGATCCAGACCATTCAGATCGGCGTTCCCGTCGCCCGCATCGAGCTGCTGGACGAGGTGCAGATCGACGCCGTCAACAAATACTCCAAGCTCGACTATGCCGTCGCCCCGACCCTGTTCTTCGAGTTCCACGGCACCGGGGCCGGGGTGAAGGAACAGGCGGAGATGGTCGCCGCCATCGCCGCCGAGCATGGCGGGATGGAGTTCGCCTGGGCCACCCGGCCGGAGGACCGTTCCAAGCTGTGGCAGGCCCGGCACGACGCCTATTACGCCGCACTCGCGCTCCGTCCGGGATCGAAGGGCTGGCCGACCGACGTCTGCGTGCCGATCTCCCGCCTCGCCGACTGCATCCTGGAGACCAAGGCCGATCTGGCCGGGTCCAACATGCTGGCGCCGATGGTCGGCCATGTCGGTGACGGCAATTTCCACCTCGTCTATGTTCTCGACCCCGAGAACCCGGCCGAATTGGCCGAGGCGCAGCGGCTCGCCGACAAGATGGTGACCCGTGCCTTGGAGATGGGCGGCACCTGCACCGGCGAGCATGGCATCGGCTATGGCAAGATGGCCTTCCTGGAGCAGGAGACCGGCGAGGCCTTCGCCGTCATGGGCGACCTGAAGCGGGCCTTCGATCCCGACAATCTGCTGAATCCGGGCAAGGTGGTGCGCGTCTGA
- a CDS encoding YaiI/YqxD family protein: MEIYIDADACPVKAEIYKVAGRTGCKVWLVANAPLRLPTECMAELVVVSDGFDAADNWIAERAGPTDIVVTADIPLADRCVKRDAVVIGPTGRPFTPDSVGSALATRALMQDLRDMGVVSGGNAPMSQRDKSQFLQTLDQAVQALKAGRRPKFR; this comes from the coding sequence GTGGAAATCTACATCGACGCCGACGCCTGCCCGGTCAAGGCCGAGATCTACAAGGTCGCCGGCCGCACCGGCTGCAAGGTATGGCTGGTCGCCAACGCGCCCTTGCGCCTGCCGACGGAGTGCATGGCGGAACTGGTGGTGGTCAGCGACGGCTTCGACGCCGCCGACAACTGGATCGCCGAGCGGGCCGGGCCGACGGATATCGTGGTGACCGCCGACATCCCGCTGGCCGACCGCTGCGTGAAGCGCGACGCCGTGGTGATCGGCCCGACCGGGCGCCCCTTCACGCCGGACAGCGTCGGTTCGGCGCTGGCGACCCGCGCGCTGATGCAGGATTTGCGCGATATGGGCGTGGTCAGCGGCGGCAACGCCCCGATGAGCCAGCGCGACAAATCGCAGTTCCTGCAAACGCTCGATCAGGCGGTGCAGGCGCTGAAGGCGGGGCGACGGCCGAAGTTCAGATAG
- the ettA gene encoding energy-dependent translational throttle protein EttA: MASYQYVYVMKGLTKVYPGGKKVLDNVWLSFLPGVKIGVLGVNGAGKSTLMKIMAGLDKDYSGEAWAAEGAKVGYLPQEPQLDPTKTVHENVMEALGETKALLDRFNEVSNLMADPDADFDALLAEQGELQEKIDAADAWDVDRTVEIAMDALRCPPGDADVTKLSGGEKRRVALCKLLLEKPDLLLLDEPTNHLDAESVAWLQKHLEDYKGTVVLVTHDRYFLDSVTGWILELDRGSGIPWEGNYSSWLEQKQKRLEQEGRQEESRQKQLATELEWIRQSPRARQAKSKARITAYETLLAESGKEQAGETRIVIPVPPRLGNVVIEAESIAKGFGDRLLIDGLSFRLPPGGIVGVIGPNGAGKTTLFRMITGQDGPDAGTFRVGDTVKLGYVDQSRDSLDAKKTVWEEISDGLDLVELGKKTMPSRAYVSSFNFRGPDQQKKVGQLSGGERNRVHLAKMLKSGANVLLLDEPTNDLDVDTLRALEDALQSFAGCAVVISHDRWFLDRIATHILAFEGESHVEWFEGNFQDYEADKKRRLGADADQPHRIKYKPLVRG, encoded by the coding sequence ATGGCGTCCTACCAGTATGTCTATGTCATGAAGGGCCTGACCAAGGTCTATCCTGGCGGCAAGAAGGTTCTCGACAACGTCTGGCTCTCGTTCCTGCCGGGTGTGAAGATCGGCGTGCTCGGCGTCAACGGCGCCGGCAAGTCGACCCTGATGAAGATCATGGCCGGTCTGGACAAGGATTATTCCGGCGAGGCCTGGGCGGCCGAGGGCGCCAAGGTCGGCTATCTGCCGCAGGAGCCGCAGCTGGACCCGACCAAGACCGTCCATGAGAATGTCATGGAGGCGCTGGGCGAGACCAAGGCGCTGCTCGACCGCTTCAACGAAGTGTCGAACCTGATGGCCGACCCGGACGCCGATTTCGACGCGCTGCTGGCCGAACAGGGCGAGTTGCAGGAGAAGATCGACGCGGCCGACGCCTGGGACGTCGACCGCACGGTCGAGATCGCCATGGACGCGCTGCGCTGCCCGCCGGGCGACGCCGACGTGACCAAGCTGTCGGGCGGTGAGAAGCGCCGCGTCGCGCTGTGCAAGCTGCTGCTCGAGAAGCCCGACCTGCTGCTGCTCGACGAGCCGACCAACCATCTCGACGCCGAATCGGTCGCCTGGCTGCAAAAGCATCTGGAGGACTACAAGGGCACCGTCGTGCTGGTCACCCACGACCGCTATTTCCTGGACAGCGTCACCGGCTGGATCCTCGAACTCGACCGCGGGTCGGGGATTCCGTGGGAAGGCAACTATTCCTCCTGGCTGGAGCAGAAGCAGAAGCGTCTGGAGCAGGAAGGCCGCCAGGAGGAATCGCGCCAGAAGCAGCTGGCCACCGAACTGGAGTGGATTCGGCAGAGCCCGCGCGCCCGTCAGGCCAAGAGCAAGGCGCGCATCACCGCCTACGAGACCTTGCTGGCCGAAAGCGGCAAGGAGCAGGCCGGCGAGACCAGGATCGTCATCCCGGTGCCGCCGCGTCTCGGCAACGTCGTCATCGAGGCGGAGAGCATCGCCAAGGGCTTCGGCGACCGGCTGCTGATCGACGGCCTGTCCTTCCGCCTGCCGCCGGGCGGCATCGTCGGCGTCATCGGCCCGAACGGCGCCGGCAAGACCACACTGTTCCGCATGATCACCGGGCAGGACGGGCCGGACGCCGGCACCTTCCGCGTCGGCGACACGGTGAAGCTCGGCTATGTCGACCAGAGCCGCGACAGCCTGGACGCCAAGAAGACGGTGTGGGAGGAGATCTCCGACGGGCTCGATCTGGTGGAACTGGGCAAGAAGACCATGCCCAGCCGCGCCTATGTCTCCAGCTTCAACTTCCGCGGTCCCGACCAGCAGAAGAAGGTCGGCCAGCTGTCGGGTGGTGAGCGCAACCGCGTCCACCTCGCCAAGATGCTGAAGTCCGGCGCCAACGTCCTGCTGCTCGACGAACCGACCAACGATCTCGACGTCGATACCCTGCGGGCGCTGGAAGACGCGTTGCAGAGCTTCGCCGGCTGCGCCGTGGTCATCAGCCACGACCGCTGGTTCCTCGACCGCATCGCCACCCATATCCTGGCCTTCGAGGGTGAAAGCCACGTCGAATGGTTCGAAGGCAACTTCCAGGATTACGAGGCCGACAAGAAGCGCCGTCTGGGCGCCGACGCCGACCAGCCGCACCGCATCAAGTACAAGCCGCTGGTGCGCGGGTAA